A window of Synechococcus sp. WH 8109 genomic DNA:
TGCAGCGATGGGAGCGCAGGCTGCCCAGCAGCTCAACCGCTTCGAGCAGGTTGGACTTGCCAATGCCATTGGGCCCGATCACCAAAAGGCGTGGCTGCCTCAGTTCCAGCTGCAGAACGGTGTGGTTCCGGAAGCCCTGCAGTTGGAGCCTGTGGAGCCGGATGGGTGCTGGGGCGACCAGTGAGTAAGGTACCTGTATCGGGACGGTTGACGCTCGATATCACTGCGGCTTAATGCCGATCAGTGGGCATGTAGCTCAGTTGGATAGAGCATCAGATTCCGGTTCTGAGGGTCGGGGGTTCGAGTCCCTCCATGCTCGTATTTGAACTCAATGTCTCAGCTCAGGCTGAGGCCCATGGCGCGAATTCCATTGGGATCAATCAGGAAACCTTGCTGTTTGAGAGCTTCCAGCGCATCCGCAGGGGCCGAGATTGAAAGGCTGCAGCCCGGCAGATCCCGGCGCAGAATCTGCAGGGCTCGGTGCACCAGAACGGCGAAAAGGGCCCCTTGGTTCGGCCCTGGTTTGGCGGCCAGGTTCCAAAGATTGGCGTTGAGGGCCAGATCACTGGTGGCCCGCACAAATCCGATCAGTTCCCCTGTTGATTCCTCCAGGATGCTGATCTGCCAAAGGCTGCGCTGAAGGGCGAGCTCCCAGCGTTCCTCAGGGTGGGTTGATTCCCCGCAGGACATCAGCAACGTGTTGAGCTGCTGGGAGGTGGGAGGGGTTGATGTTTCGAGTCGCGTTCCCTCGGGCAAGGGTGGAATCGAGGGTTGTTGAAGGAACGACAGCACTGTGGATCAGCCGGTGTTGCGCATGCCAGCTGCAATGCCGTTGAGGGTGAGCAAGGCCCCCCGCAGCAGTTCACTGCGGCTGTAGGTGCGGGTGTCCTCGGGGGCGCCTGCCGTCTCACTCATGGGCGGTTGCCGGTTCTGATCCCGCAGCCGCCTCAGCAGCGCAACCTGCAGGAAGCCAAGGGGAACAATGGTGCGGTTGCGCAAATCAACAGACAGCTGAAGCCCTTGGTCAGCGCCCAGCAGTCGGTTTTGCCCCGTGATTTCAAGAACCAATTGGCGGGTGAGTTCGTATTCCTTGGCGATTACCTGGAAGATCGCTTCAAAGGCTTCCCGCTGTTCGGGGTGCCCCAGGCTGTTCATGTAGTGATGAGCCAGGTCGAGATCCACTTTGGAGAGGGTCATTTCGACCTTGGAAATGAGCATCCGGAAGAACGGCCAACGTTGATGGAGGCGCCGCAGCAGGTCGAGTTGTTCGGAGTCGCCACCCACTTCTTCCGACAGCGCCGTGCCGAAGCCAAACCAGCTCGGCAAAAGGAACCGACTCTGGGTCCAGCCGAAGACCCAGGGAATGGCCCGCAGGCTGGAGAGGTCCTTGGCGCCGGTTTTGCGTCGGGCTGGACGACTGGAGATCTGCAGCTTGCTGATTTCCTCGATCGGTGTGACCTGCTGGAAAAACGCCACCAGATCGGGATTGTCGTGAACCAGAGCCCGGTAATGCTCCCGTGAGCGGGTGGCAAGGCGACTCATCAGCTGGTTCCAGCTGGGTGTCGCATCAAGCTGGTTGGTCACCAGGCTGTTCTGCACCACGGCCGTGGTGACGGTCTCCAGGTTGTAGAGCGCCAACTCGGGCAGGCTGTACTTCGAGGCCAGCACTTCACCCTGTTCGGTGATTTTGATCCGGCCCTGCAGTGTTCCGCTGGGTTGAGCCAGGATTGCCTGGTAGGCCGGCCCACCACCACGACTGACGGATCCACCGCGGCCGTGGAAGAGGCGAAGCGCCACATCCTGGCGGCTAGCGAGTTCCTGAAGGGCGATCTGAGCCTGATGAATCTCCCAGTTGCTGGAGAGGAAGCCGGAATCCTTGTTGCTGTCGGAGTAGCCCAGCATCAGCTCCTGTAGCGGCTGCTTTTGCTGCCCCACAACGGGGAGGAGTTCGCGGTAAAGCGGCGTCTTGAACAGTCCCTCCATTACCTCAGGGGCTCGTTGGAGATCCTCCACGGTTTCGAACAGCGGCACCACCAACAGGGAGGCCCGTTTCTTGGGCGGGTCTACAAGACCCGCCTCCTTGGCCAGCAGCAGGACCTCCAAGAGATCCGATGCCGTGTGGCTCATGGAGATCACGTAGGAGTTGCAGATCCGCGGACCGAACTCCTCCTGGAGGCGCTGCAGCATTCGGAACACCGCCAGCGTCTCGGCTGTTGCTGCCGACCAGCTGGCGGCAGGCGGGATCAGGGGCCGACGGGTCTGCAGTTCCTGCAGGAGCCATGCCATCCGCTCCGTCTCATTCATGTCCCCATAGGCCTGGGGCAGTTCAAGGCTGCGGGTCAGTTCATCGATGGCATCGCTGTGGCGGGTGCTCTCCTGACGGATGTCCAGGCTGGCCAGTGAGAACCCAAAGATGTGCACCTGGTGCAGCAGGGTGTCGAGCTGTTCGCAGCTCAGTTCGGTGCTGACGAGGCTGTTGCGCACCAACTCCAGGTCACTACGGAACTGGTCCACCGAGGTGTAGTGGAGAACCTCAGCTCCGCTAAGCCCGACCTGGGGATCCGTCAGAGCCTCACAGGGCATCTGCCAGCCCGCTTCCGACAGTTGGTTGTTGCGGGCGAGGGTGCGCTCCAGTTTTTCGAGCACGTAGCAGAGCTTTAGCCGGTAGGGCTCTAGTCGGTATCGCGCTGCTCTGCGCTCGTAGATCTCCGGGAATCGGAGCCGATCCATCTCCAGCGACTCCAGCAGTGATGGAGCCACCTGACTCCATTGCATGGAGATGCTCAGCTGCTGCCGGAGCGACTGCACAGAACTGATGTACAGCTCCAGCATCAACTGACGCTGATAACAGGCCGTGCGCCAGGTGATCTCTGGTGTGACTGAAGGATTGCCGTCCCGATCGGAGCCCACCCAGGAGCCGAAGGTGCAGAACGACGCTTGGGGGACCTGCACATCGGGGTAGTGGCGATGCAGGGAGGAGATCAGCCTTCTGCGCAGTTGCGGCATCGCGTCAAACAACACCTGC
This region includes:
- the ppc gene encoding phosphoenolpyruvate carboxylase is translated as MIMSSSSQRGDFMPESTTPVSEQETARLSGGGSGAGQLLQNRLDLIEDLWKSVLRSECPPEQSERLLRLKQLSDPVSLEGRDGDSTSEAIVELIKAMDLSEAISAARAFSLYFQLINILEQRIEEDSYLDSLRPNSSADEAQRDAFDPFAPPLANQTDPATFGEVFERLRRMNVPPAQVEQLLRELDIRLVFTAHPTEIVRHTVRHKQRRVANLLQQLQSDAPLAHQLREECRDQLEEEIRLWWRTDELHQFKPTVIDEVDSTLHYFQQVLFDAMPQLRRRLISSLHRHYPDVQVPQASFCTFGSWVGSDRDGNPSVTPEITWRTACYQRQLMLELYISSVQSLRQQLSISMQWSQVAPSLLESLEMDRLRFPEIYERRAARYRLEPYRLKLCYVLEKLERTLARNNQLSEAGWQMPCEALTDPQVGLSGAEVLHYTSVDQFRSDLELVRNSLVSTELSCEQLDTLLHQVHIFGFSLASLDIRQESTRHSDAIDELTRSLELPQAYGDMNETERMAWLLQELQTRRPLIPPAASWSAATAETLAVFRMLQRLQEEFGPRICNSYVISMSHTASDLLEVLLLAKEAGLVDPPKKRASLLVVPLFETVEDLQRAPEVMEGLFKTPLYRELLPVVGQQKQPLQELMLGYSDSNKDSGFLSSNWEIHQAQIALQELASRQDVALRLFHGRGGSVSRGGGPAYQAILAQPSGTLQGRIKITEQGEVLASKYSLPELALYNLETVTTAVVQNSLVTNQLDATPSWNQLMSRLATRSREHYRALVHDNPDLVAFFQQVTPIEEISKLQISSRPARRKTGAKDLSSLRAIPWVFGWTQSRFLLPSWFGFGTALSEEVGGDSEQLDLLRRLHQRWPFFRMLISKVEMTLSKVDLDLAHHYMNSLGHPEQREAFEAIFQVIAKEYELTRQLVLEITGQNRLLGADQGLQLSVDLRNRTIVPLGFLQVALLRRLRDQNRQPPMSETAGAPEDTRTYSRSELLRGALLTLNGIAAGMRNTG